Proteins encoded together in one Triticum dicoccoides isolate Atlit2015 ecotype Zavitan chromosome 7B, WEW_v2.0, whole genome shotgun sequence window:
- the LOC119341677 gene encoding 3-ketoacyl-CoA synthase 5-like — MRSSPVKLKVVYRLIVDSFLAASCAAVLLRLGPAEIISCLRPVHLFSAAAAATVYLMLRPRAVYLVDYACFDTSPLLRIPMASFIEHTKHTPTMSERSVRFMSRLLARSGLGEETRLPEAHHFIPTHEYCTLENARTEFELVVFSAIDDLLVKTGVTADAIGVLVLNCSLFCPTPSLVDIIVNKYNLCCDIRSVNLSGMGCSAGLISVGLARNLLQVVPRGSHALVVSTETITPNYYVGNERAMLLPNCLFRVGGVAALLSTSPANARFRLKHVVRTFTGANDDNAYRCVFQEEDERGNVGINLSKNLMAIAGASLQANITRMGPLVLPVSEQLLFALSFVARKALRGARIRPYIPDFSTAFKHLCIHAGGRAVIDELQKSLCLSDEQVEASRMTLHRFGNTSSSSPWYELAYVEAKGRMRKGHRVWMIGFGSGFKCNSVVWECIQPAARNIHGPWSTSIHRYPVDIPDVLSH, encoded by the coding sequence ATGAGGTCGTCGCCGGTCAAGCTCAAGGTCGTGTACCGGCTGATCGTGGACAGCTTCCTCGCCGCTTCATGTGCCGCCGTCCTGCTGCGGCTaggcccggcggagatcatcagttGTCTCCGGCCAGTACACCTGTTCTCTGCTGCCGCAGCAGCCACGGTGTACCTAATGCTCCGCCCGCGCGCGGTGTACCTGGTCGACTATGCCTGCTTCGACACCTCGCCGCTGCTTCGCATCCCCATGGCTTCATTCATTGAGCACACCAAGCATACGCCCACCATGAGCGAGCGCAGCGTCCGGTTCATGTCGCGGCTGCTGGCCCGCTCGGGGCTCGGGGAGGAGACCCGCCTGCCGGAGGCGCACCACTTCATCCCGACGCATGAGTACTGCACCCTCGAGAACGCCCGCACCGAGTTCGAGCTCGTCGTCTTCTCGGCCATCGACGACCTGCTCGTCAAGACCGGTGTCACCGCAGACGCCATCGGCGTGCTCGTCCTCAACTGCAGCCTCTTCTGCCCCACGCCGTCCTTGGTCGACATCATCGTGAACAAGTACAACCTGTGCTGTGACATCCGTAGCGTGAACCTCTCGGGCATGGGGTGCAGCGCGGGGCTCATCTCCGTGGGGCTCGCCAGGAACCTCCTGCAGGTCGTTCCACGAGGCTCCCACGCGCTGGTCGTCTCCACGGAgaccatcacgccgaactactacGTCGGCAACGAGCGCGCGATGCTCCTGCCAAACTGCCTGTTCCGCGTCGGCGGGGTGGCGGCGCTGCTGTCGACGTCCCCCGCGAACGCCCGATTCCGCCTCAAGCACGTCGTGCGCACCTTCACCGGCGCAAACGACGACAATGCTTACCGGTGCGTGTTCCAGGAGGAGGACGAGCGAGGGAACGTCGGGATCAACCTCAGCAAGAACCTGATGGCCATCGCCGGGGCCTCGCTCCAGGCCAACATCACCAGGATGGGGCCGCTCGTGCTGCCGGTCTCAGAGCAGCTGCTCTTCGCGCTCTCCTTCGTCGCACGGAAGGCGCTTCGCGGCGCGCGGATCAGGCCCTACATCCCGGATTTCTCCACGGCGTTCAAGCACCTGTGCATTCACGCCGGCGGCCGCGCGGTCATCGACGAGCTGCAGAAGAGCCTCTGCCTCTCCGACGAGCAGGTGGAGGCGTCACGGATGACGCTGCACCGGTTCGGAAACACGTCTAGCAGCTCGCCGTGGTACGAGCTGGCCTACGTGGAGGCCAAAGGCCGGATGCGCAAGGGCCACCGCGTCTGGATGATCGGCTTCGGCTCAGGGTTCAAGTGCAACAGCGTGGTGTGGGAGTGCATCCAGCCTGCTGCCCGCAACATCCATGGGCCATGGAGCACGTCCATCCACAGGTACCCAGTGGACATTCCCGACGTGCTAAGCCACTAG